The proteins below come from a single Megalops cyprinoides isolate fMegCyp1 chromosome 5, fMegCyp1.pri, whole genome shotgun sequence genomic window:
- the LOC118777742 gene encoding proliferating cell nuclear antigen, protein MFEARLVQGSILKKVLEALKDLITEACWDVSSSGISLQSMDSSHVSLVQLTLRSDGFDSYRCDRNLAMGVNLGSMSKILKCAGNDDIITLRAEDNADTLALVFETPNQEKVSDYEMKLMDLDVEQLGIPEQEYSCVVKMPSGEFARICRDLSQIGDAVMISCAKDGVKFSASGELGTGNIKLSQTSNVDKEDEAVTIEMSEPVQLIFALNYLNFFTKATPLSKTVTLSMSADIPLVVEYKIADMGHVKYYLAPKIDEEAS, encoded by the exons ATGTTCGAGGCACGGCTAGTCCAGGGTTCAATTTTGAAGAAGGTTCTGGAGGCACTTAAAGACCTTATCACCGAAGCCTGCTGGGATGTTAGCTCATCGGGCATCTCGCTTCAAAGCATGGACTCGTCCCACGTCTCCCTGGTGCAGCTAACCCTCCGCAGTGATGGATTTGACTCGTACCGCTGTGATCGCAATCTTGCCATGGGAGTTAATTTGGGCAG cATGTCCAAGATACTGAAGTGTGCAGGCAATGATGATATCATCACCCTGCGGGCAGAGGACAATGCAGACACACTTGCCTTGGTCTTTGAGACTCCCA aCCAGGAGAAAGTATCAGACTATGAGATGAAGCTGATGGACTTGGATGTCGAACAGCTTGGAATCCCA GAGCAGGAGTACAGTTGTGTGGTGAAGATGCCCTCAGGGGAGTTTGCCCGAATTTGCCGGGACCTGTCGCAGATCGGCGATGCAGTCATGATCTCCTGCGCAAAGGACGGGGTGAAGTTCTCTGCCAGCGGGGAGCTCGGGACAGGGAACATCAAGCTGTCCCAGACTAGCAACGTGGACAAGGAGGACGAGGCA gtgACCATCGAGATGAGCGAGCCAGTGCAGCTTATCTTTGCACTGAACTACCTCAACTTCTTCACCAAGGCCACGCCCCTCTCCAAGACAGTCACCCTAAGCATGTCAGCTGACATCCCCCTTG TGGTGGAGTACAAGATTGCTGACATGGGACACGTCAAATACTACCTGGCACCTAAAATTGATGAAGAGGCGTCCTAA